AGTACAAATGCACCAAAACTTACGGGAAGTACTTATAACAAAGGACAAACCGTTGCAAGTTTTGCACAACGATTTGTTGGGAATCCATATGTATGGGGAGGAACAAACTTGAATACGGGAGCGGATTGTTCAGGATTCGTAAAAAGCGTCTATAAGTCATTTGGATATAATCTTCCAAGAAGTTCATCCTCACAAAGAAGTGCAGGACGTAAGGTTTCTTACAGTAATAAACAGCCAGGAGATCTGATCTGTTATAGTGGGCATATTGCTATTTATATAGGCAATGGAAAGATTGTTCATGCAAGTTCAAGAAAAACAGGAATTAAGATTTCGCCAAAGGCTAATTATCGAAAAGTACTTTCTGTAAGAAGAATTGTAAAATAATTAAGAAAGCAGGATAAGATATGAGATATGAAGGAATGATCTATCGGCCGCCAAGTGAAGCATACAGTCTGATCGTACAGGTAACGATCGGATGTAGTCAGAATCGTTGTATTTTTTGCAGCATGTTTAAAGAAAAACGATTTAGGATCAGAAAAGTAGAAGAAGTCTTAGAAGATTTACAAGATGCAAGAAATAAGTATCGATATGTAGAGAAGATTTTTTTGGCAGATGGAGATGCATTGATTTGTAAGATGACAGATCTTGAAGCAATCCTTCACTTTATCAAAGATCAATTTCCAGAATGTAAACAAGTAACTTTATACGGATCGCCAAGAAGCATTTTGATGAAACAACAAGAAGATTTTGACAAATTAAGAGAACTTGGAATATCTATGATCTATATGGGATTGGAATCAGGAAATGATGAAGTCCTTACATATATGAAAAAAGGTGTAACATCACAAGAGATGATAGAGGCAGCACAGAAAGTAAAACAGGCAAAGATCCGTTTATCTGTGACAGCTATATCAGGGTTAGGTGGAAGACGGCTATGGAAGGAACATGCAAAAGATACAGGACTTGTTTTATCTCAGATGAAGCCAGATTATATAGGATTGCTTACATTAATGATAGAAGAAGATCTTCCGTTAGCAGATAAGATCAGAAGCGGAGAATTTGAACTGTTAAATCCATATGATATTTTGATCGAGACAAAAGAAATGTTAAAATATATGGATTGCCCAGATTGTATTTTCAGATCGAATCATGCATCTAATTATGTGAATTTAAGAGGAACATTAAATCAGGATAAGGAAGCAATGATCAATCTGTTAGACGAAGCAATCAAAGGAAATGTTCATTTGAAATCAGAGTGGATGAGGGGATTCTAATATAGCTAGAATCAAGGAACGAGACAATAGGAATATTATGAGCCTATTGTCTCGTTCCTTTTTATGCAGAGAAACTCATAACTTAATGAATTCAGGTTTCTTATCTCGAAAGACGGTATAATAACGAATTCCAAGATTAGACAGAAAATCAGGTAATTTATAAAAATCATAAGCCATATGTTTTGGACAATGGCCATCAGATCCGATCGTAATAATTTCACCACCAAGTTCTATATATCTTTTTATGATCTCATGATGAGGATTTGGATCACTCATTCCATATTTAAGTCCAGCAGTATTCACTTCAATACCTTTGCCATTTTCAATGATCATCCTTAAAATGGCATCTAAAAGATCAGAATAATCTCTATAATGGAATTCAAAAGAAGGATCCTTGATATAACGTGCAGCATAATCAAGATGTCCATAGACACAATAATGATTAAAAGAAGAAATATTTTTTAAGATATCTTCAAAATAATGAGCAAGTCCCAGACGGGCAGGATATGTTTCAAAATAAATCGCATCATATGGATCCATAAAATCAACAATATGAGTAGAACCAATGATAAAATCAAAAGGCTCATCCTTGACGAATGCAGCACATTGATCTAGGGTTGTTGGCATTAATCCAAGTTCCACTCCATAATTGATTTCAATCTGATCCTGATAGTGTTCTTTCATTTTAAATATTTCTTCTTTATAGGAAGGAAGATCTAGAAGGAAATCAAATCCATCAGGATTAACA
The sequence above is drawn from the Anaerostipes hadrus ATCC 29173 = JCM 17467 genome and encodes:
- a CDS encoding C40 family peptidase: MIKTIKKVAVIIMTVVIMISTVTIADQASSTTVQAASGYSGKIYKHWCKLRTAKSKRSKTIKKLSVGTKVTVLSTSGSWRKIKVGNKTGYALKKYVYISTNAPKLTGSTYNKGQTVASFAQRFVGNPYVWGGTNLNTGADCSGFVKSVYKSFGYNLPRSSSSQRSAGRKVSYSNKQPGDLICYSGHIAIYIGNGKIVHASSRKTGIKISPKANYRKVLSVRRIVK
- a CDS encoding radical SAM protein, with translation MRYEGMIYRPPSEAYSLIVQVTIGCSQNRCIFCSMFKEKRFRIRKVEEVLEDLQDARNKYRYVEKIFLADGDALICKMTDLEAILHFIKDQFPECKQVTLYGSPRSILMKQQEDFDKLRELGISMIYMGLESGNDEVLTYMKKGVTSQEMIEAAQKVKQAKIRLSVTAISGLGGRRLWKEHAKDTGLVLSQMKPDYIGLLTLMIEEDLPLADKIRSGEFELLNPYDILIETKEMLKYMDCPDCIFRSNHASNYVNLRGTLNQDKEAMINLLDEAIKGNVHLKSEWMRGF
- a CDS encoding histidinol-phosphatase HisJ family protein, which codes for MILADYHLHTSFSSDSESPMEEMIRHAVSLGLKTICFTEHHDIDYPVNPDGFDFLLDLPSYKEEIFKMKEHYQDQIEINYGVELGLMPTTLDQCAAFVKDEPFDFIIGSTHIVDFMDPYDAIYFETYPARLGLAHYFEDILKNISSFNHYCVYGHLDYAARYIKDPSFEFHYRDYSDLLDAILRMIIENGKGIEVNTAGLKYGMSDPNPHHEIIKRYIELGGEIITIGSDGHCPKHMAYDFYKLPDFLSNLGIRYYTVFRDKKPEFIKL